In one window of Acidobacteriota bacterium DNA:
- a CDS encoding helix-turn-helix transcriptional regulator: MSHLSYGHRIQQLREKKGLSIEQMAITLDISFEWYRDIEAYDDEVVETLSIHQFIKLCGVLQVDPVELFSHPISLTSFIDTIKEHLEYHKITVSDFEEQVGWEIAEILENPSLLLKLNLTALMDLCRYTNTNWVAVLSGVSLSSETPKPNQKNNNP; this comes from the coding sequence ATGTCACACTTGAGCTACGGGCATCGAATACAACAGTTAAGAGAGAAAAAAGGACTCTCTATAGAACAAATGGCAATAACCCTCGATATATCCTTTGAGTGGTATCGAGATATTGAAGCCTATGATGATGAAGTCGTAGAAACTTTATCAATCCATCAATTCATCAAATTATGTGGTGTTTTGCAGGTTGATCCAGTCGAACTATTTTCACATCCAATATCCTTGACCTCTTTTATTGATACAATAAAAGAGCATCTTGAATACCACAAAATCACTGTATCTGATTTTGAAGAACAAGTAGGATGGGAAATCGCTGAAATCTTAGAAAATCCTAGCCTATTGCTTAAGTTAAATTTAACCGCTCTGATGGACCTATGTAGATATACTAATACTAATTGGGTGGCTGTACTTAGTGGGGTAAGTCTAAGCTCTGAAACACCGAAACCAAACCAAAAGAATAATAATCCATAG
- a CDS encoding PD40 domain-containing protein, with protein MFSKATSMLTFFVIMFGVTTFSLDTSAQTFSISPNGSEIVFSSEKSGHAEFYMMNSDGTQVRQLTFTKDDKRDPAFSPDGKFIVYVSVPHGAKDGQIYVMDYEGKNHRRITNNTFYDTSPSFSPDGSKIVFIRAHRYRPYSMGGHIWDDWDLYSMNVDGTEERRLTQGKYYQLKPPHYSPDNRQIIFAAKPRLIDVEGQIFVMNLDGSTDPKQLTTDLKTIHSDPVFSPDGKKIAFVSNRVSQIGIYDYEVWIMDSDGSNAVQITQNHSSNQNPVFTPDGKRILFLSDKKRNDKKELWQIDIHGKNLKRITKSL; from the coding sequence ATGTTTTCCAAAGCAACCAGTATGCTTACTTTCTTTGTTATCATGTTTGGAGTGACCACTTTTTCATTAGATACCTCAGCACAAACATTTTCCATATCGCCAAATGGCTCAGAAATTGTTTTTAGCTCGGAAAAGAGCGGGCATGCGGAATTTTATATGATGAATAGTGACGGGACTCAAGTTAGACAACTTACCTTCACCAAAGATGATAAGAGAGACCCTGCTTTTTCTCCTGACGGGAAGTTTATTGTTTATGTATCGGTGCCCCACGGGGCAAAAGATGGGCAGATTTACGTTATGGATTATGAGGGGAAAAATCACAGACGCATCACAAATAACACTTTTTATGACACCTCCCCTTCATTTTCTCCAGATGGATCGAAAATCGTCTTTATTCGTGCTCACCGATATCGCCCCTATAGCATGGGTGGACACATTTGGGATGATTGGGATTTGTATTCGATGAATGTAGATGGGACTGAAGAGCGACGATTAACTCAGGGAAAATACTATCAACTGAAACCCCCTCATTATTCACCGGATAATAGGCAAATTATTTTTGCGGCAAAACCACGATTGATTGATGTTGAGGGACAAATTTTCGTTATGAACCTCGATGGCAGTACGGATCCGAAGCAATTGACGACAGATTTAAAAACCATTCACAGTGATCCAGTGTTTTCCCCCGATGGTAAGAAAATAGCTTTTGTTTCCAATCGAGTAAGTCAAATCGGGATTTATGATTACGAAGTATGGATTATGGATTCCGATGGATCAAATGCAGTTCAAATCACCCAAAACCATTCCAGCAATCAAAACCCTGTCTTTACACCTGATGGTAAAAGAATTCTCTTTTTGTCGGATAAAAAACGAAATGATAAAAAAGAACTGTGGCAAATTGATATACATGGAAAGAATTTGAAGCGTATTACGAAGTCACTCTAA